One Brachyspira suanatina DNA segment encodes these proteins:
- a CDS encoding DUF4384 domain-containing protein — protein sequence MKTALKYILIITIISLNLYSRETLLIATVDLDHSLRANEPLRKELVKTINRFAYIKQKTSISVDREKKKLFSTNELTLEEGLTVASNLKVQAVIIMDSEKVLKATNTNNNNITINSNDINTILSNYNITNTMLSNDIILTNEIKDLGDLIEYGIGEKKEGIDKDGEEKSDEELYEMRYNFKVMDMATGDILKEYELKNQSESIAIINEICTYLEFHLSNLLFKSMESPINGIYLNFRIERITLENKTNIINNAGEIIEGESFTLNFRPNTEGYLYIFAFQNDGNVILMYPNDFNNFINNKYENKIEARRNYIVPPANSKFSIKIRPPFGEDAFYCLYTKKEQKWITGEYFTGDGFQMCPKNKIAQFTDKLKYKLKFISSNDWQISKVYLKSVSETE from the coding sequence TTGAAAACTGCATTAAAATACATTTTAATTATTACTATAATATCATTAAATCTTTATTCAAGAGAAACCCTGCTTATAGCTACTGTAGATTTGGATCATAGTTTAAGAGCTAATGAACCTTTAAGAAAAGAACTAGTGAAAACAATAAATAGATTTGCTTATATAAAACAAAAAACTTCTATTTCTGTAGACAGAGAAAAGAAAAAATTATTTTCAACAAATGAACTTACTTTAGAAGAAGGATTGACTGTTGCATCAAATCTGAAAGTACAGGCAGTTATTATAATGGACAGCGAAAAAGTATTAAAAGCAACAAATACAAATAATAACAATATTACTATTAATTCAAATGATATAAATACAATACTAAGCAATTATAATATTACAAATACAATGCTTAGCAATGATATAATACTTACAAATGAGATAAAAGATTTAGGTGATTTAATAGAATATGGAATAGGAGAAAAAAAAGAAGGTATTGATAAAGACGGAGAAGAAAAAAGCGATGAAGAACTTTATGAAATGAGATATAATTTCAAAGTTATGGATATGGCTACAGGAGATATACTTAAAGAATATGAATTAAAAAATCAGTCTGAAAGTATAGCAATTATAAATGAAATATGCACATATTTGGAATTTCATCTATCAAACTTATTATTTAAATCTATGGAATCTCCTATAAATGGTATATATTTAAATTTCAGAATAGAAAGAATTACATTAGAAAATAAAACAAATATAATAAATAATGCAGGTGAAATAATAGAAGGTGAATCATTTACATTAAATTTCAGACCAAATACTGAAGGTTATTTGTATATTTTTGCATTTCAAAATGACGGAAATGTTATTTTAATGTATCCAAATGATTTTAATAATTTTATAAATAATAAATATGAAAATAAAATAGAAGCCAGAAGAAATTATATTGTTCCTCCTGCAAATTCTAAATTCAGTATCAAAATAAGACCTCCTTTTGGAGAAGATGCTTTTTACTGTTTATACACAAAAAAAGAGCAGAAATGGATTACAGGAGAATATTTTACAGGAGATGGCTTCCAAATGTGTCCAAAAAACAAAATAGCTCAATTTACGGATAAATTAAAATACAAATTAAAATTCATTAGTTCTAATGATTGGCAAATATCAAAGGTATATTTAAAATCTGTTTCAGAAACAGAATAA